A single Ketogulonicigenium vulgare WSH-001 DNA region contains:
- a CDS encoding peroxiredoxin — protein MTIAVGDKLPSATLLRLGAGGVEQVEVDALTAGRKVVIFGLPGPFTGTCTTAHVPSFIRTRAAFADKGVDEVICIAVSDAFVMKAWGDSTGAIAGDISMLADPLSTFTKAIGLNFSNPAIGFVDRSLRYALFAEDGVVKVLSVEENAGQCTISGGEDLLSKI, from the coding sequence ATGACCATTGCAGTCGGAGACAAGCTGCCCAGCGCGACCCTGTTGCGCCTTGGCGCGGGCGGTGTGGAACAGGTCGAGGTCGATGCCCTGACCGCGGGCCGCAAAGTCGTGATTTTCGGCCTGCCCGGCCCGTTCACCGGCACCTGCACCACCGCGCATGTGCCCAGCTTTATTCGCACCCGCGCCGCCTTTGCCGATAAGGGCGTGGACGAGGTGATCTGTATCGCCGTCAGCGATGCATTCGTGATGAAGGCCTGGGGCGACAGCACTGGCGCGATTGCTGGCGATATCAGCATGTTGGCCGATCCGCTGTCGACCTTTACCAAGGCGATTGGCCTGAACTTTTCCAACCCTGCGATCGGCTTTGTCGACCGCTCGCTGCGCTATGCGCTTTTTGCCGAAGATGGCGTGGTCAAGGTGCTCAGCGTCGAGGAAAACGCCGGTCAATGCACCATTTCGGGCGGCGAAGACCTGCTGTCCAAGATCTAA
- a CDS encoding 4a-hydroxytetrahydrobiopterin dehydratase has translation MKPDGLDALLESGWTLSSDEIAIRRSFIFKNFNAAFAFMTRVAMVAEKLDHHPEWSNVYKRVEVRLTTHSAGGLTDLDVKMARKMDEFAGQ, from the coding sequence ATGAAACCCGATGGATTGGACGCGCTGCTCGAAAGTGGCTGGACATTATCGAGCGATGAAATCGCGATCCGCCGCAGCTTTATCTTCAAGAATTTTAACGCCGCTTTCGCCTTTATGACCCGCGTCGCGATGGTGGCCGAAAAGCTGGATCACCACCCCGAATGGAGCAATGTCTATAAACGTGTAGAGGTGCGGCTGACCACGCATTCGGCGGGCGGGTTGACCGATCTGGATGTGAAAATGGCCCGCAAAATGGATGAATTCGCGGGCCAATAG
- a CDS encoding GNAT family N-acetyltransferase: MSDIALKTHDSIAAIGAADWDACANPSGAARARDPFTTYRFLNALEESGSVGGRSGWQPLYLQALRNGKTVGVSPLYVKSHSQGEYVFDFGWADAWQRAGGQYYPKLQIAVPFTPATGRRFLTDDPEVMAALTAGAVQLAAQNDLSSLHITFCTEDEAAAGSQMGLLHRIGTQFHWQNNGYRDFDAFLAALSSRKRKTLRRERAEALDFGGEIVSLTGDQLQPAHWDAFWAFYQDTGARKWGQPYLTRAFFEICQRDLRDDVLMVLALRDGRPIAGALNFIGAGALYGRYWGALENHPFLHFELCYYRAIDFAIAQGLPLVEAGAQGEHKLARGYLPRPTHSLHWIADPGFRAAVADFVQAETAAVDEEIEVLTTYGPFRRDGQEREPE; the protein is encoded by the coding sequence ATGTCCGACATCGCCCTGAAAACCCATGACAGTATCGCCGCCATCGGCGCGGCGGACTGGGACGCCTGCGCCAACCCCTCGGGTGCGGCGCGGGCGCGCGATCCGTTCACGACCTATCGCTTTTTGAACGCTTTGGAAGAAAGCGGCTCGGTCGGTGGGCGATCCGGCTGGCAACCGCTGTACTTGCAAGCGCTGCGCAATGGCAAAACCGTCGGCGTCAGTCCGCTTTATGTAAAATCACATAGCCAGGGCGAATATGTGTTCGACTTTGGCTGGGCCGATGCGTGGCAGCGGGCGGGCGGGCAATATTACCCGAAACTGCAAATCGCAGTGCCCTTTACCCCCGCCACCGGTCGCCGTTTCCTGACCGATGACCCCGAGGTGATGGCCGCCCTGACCGCAGGCGCCGTGCAACTGGCCGCGCAGAACGATCTGTCATCGCTGCACATCACCTTTTGCACCGAGGATGAGGCGGCGGCGGGTAGTCAAATGGGCCTGCTGCACCGGATCGGCACGCAATTTCACTGGCAGAACAACGGCTATCGCGATTTTGACGCTTTCCTTGCCGCGCTGTCCTCGCGCAAGCGCAAGACCCTGCGCCGCGAACGGGCCGAGGCGCTGGATTTCGGCGGCGAGATTGTCAGCCTGACCGGCGATCAGCTACAGCCAGCCCATTGGGATGCGTTTTGGGCATTCTACCAAGACACCGGCGCACGCAAATGGGGGCAGCCCTATCTGACACGGGCGTTTTTCGAGATCTGCCAGCGCGATCTGCGCGATGATGTGCTGATGGTACTGGCCCTGCGTGATGGCCGCCCCATTGCGGGCGCGCTGAATTTCATCGGCGCAGGCGCGCTTTATGGCCGCTATTGGGGGGCGCTGGAAAACCACCCCTTTTTGCATTTCGAACTGTGCTATTACCGCGCCATCGACTTTGCGATTGCACAGGGCCTGCCGCTGGTCGAGGCTGGCGCGCAGGGTGAACACAAGCTGGCGCGTGGTTATCTGCCACGCCCAACGCATTCGCTGCATTGGATCGCCGATCCCGGCTTTCGCGCCGCCGTCGCCGATTTCGTGCAGGCCGAAACCGCAGCCGTGGACGAAGAGATCGAAGTGCTGACCACCTATGGCCCCTTCCGCCGCGATGGACAGGAAAGAGAGCCGGAATGA
- a CDS encoding RidA family protein, producing the protein MTIAIESRLAELGITLPDAPTPAANYVPYLVIGDMVHISGQISMADGALIKGRLGDDLDVAAGANAARACALNLLAQLKSACGGDLGRLVRVVKLGGFVNSTPDFTDQPEVVNGASNLMVEVFGDAGRHARSAVGVAALPRGVAVEIEGLFQIN; encoded by the coding sequence ATGACCATCGCCATCGAGTCCCGCCTTGCCGAGCTGGGCATCACCCTGCCCGATGCCCCCACCCCAGCCGCCAATTACGTCCCCTATCTCGTGATCGGCGATATGGTGCATATTTCGGGCCAGATCTCGATGGCCGATGGCGCGTTGATCAAGGGCCGCCTTGGCGATGATCTGGATGTGGCAGCAGGTGCAAATGCCGCCCGCGCCTGTGCGCTGAACCTGTTGGCGCAACTGAAATCCGCATGCGGTGGCGATCTGGGCCGGTTGGTGCGCGTCGTAAAACTGGGCGGCTTTGTCAATTCGACCCCTGATTTCACCGACCAGCCCGAGGTTGTGAACGGCGCCTCGAACCTGATGGTCGAAGTGTTTGGCGATGCGGGCCGTCATGCGCGTTCGGCCGTGGGTGTCGCCGCCCTGCCGCGCGGCGTCGCGGTGGAAATCGAAGGTCTATTCCAGATCAACTGA
- a CDS encoding HlyD family efflux transporter periplasmic adaptor subunit — protein MRGGQDTLAGLMRSLWHLGAALLVILGGLGALLPIPTATVARGTMTAPMAAIPLMTIEGGHVADSFGAIDQAVFADQRLLGLDDRALRMQRDALLAEAALLQTRRLALQDPAFADAIAADRAASLAVLAQEETGLSARLSLLENRLPRAQRQAEAQAQLAASGAIPAAAALAAQEDLGALQDSHAALIAGLAAIPERRAALFSQEAMRIQELASQTATQISAIDARLVAITAEGNTLDLRIAQYQITAPVAGRLLTYTASPGQILRPGEVFASLLPDGTPQQATLPIAPEQATHLHIGQPARLTAIGFQQAEISAHISAISAEPLLDDQGRAYLRVSLRLDHPADLRPGQPVEVRFTGPARPLLAALTDPLTRALHTALREPPLPAVAAPAQSD, from the coding sequence GTGAGGGGCGGGCAAGATACGCTTGCAGGGCTGATGCGCAGCCTGTGGCATTTGGGGGCGGCTCTGCTGGTCATCCTTGGGGGGCTTGGGGCGCTGCTGCCGATCCCGACCGCAACTGTGGCGCGCGGCACGATGACAGCTCCGATGGCCGCGATTCCCCTGATGACCATCGAAGGGGGGCACGTCGCTGACAGCTTTGGTGCGATTGATCAGGCCGTCTTCGCCGATCAACGGCTGCTGGGCCTAGACGATCGCGCGCTGCGGATGCAGCGCGATGCATTGTTGGCCGAGGCGGCGCTGCTTCAGACCCGTCGCCTCGCGTTGCAGGACCCGGCCTTTGCGGACGCCATCGCCGCAGACCGCGCCGCCAGCCTTGCCGTGCTGGCACAGGAGGAGACCGGCCTTTCGGCGCGATTATCGCTGCTAGAGAATCGCCTGCCCCGCGCGCAGCGCCAAGCCGAGGCGCAGGCGCAACTCGCCGCCAGCGGCGCCATTCCCGCCGCTGCGGCGCTTGCCGCGCAAGAGGATCTGGGCGCTTTGCAAGACAGTCACGCAGCCCTGATCGCCGGCCTTGCCGCCATTCCCGAACGGCGCGCCGCCCTTTTTAGCCAAGAGGCTATGCGCATACAGGAACTGGCGAGCCAAACTGCCACACAAATCAGCGCCATTGACGCTCGCCTTGTCGCGATCACAGCCGAGGGGAACACCCTCGATCTGCGGATCGCGCAATATCAGATCACCGCCCCTGTTGCGGGCAGGTTGCTGACCTATACCGCCAGCCCCGGCCAGATCCTGCGCCCCGGCGAGGTCTTTGCAAGCCTGCTGCCCGATGGCACGCCGCAACAGGCCACATTGCCCATTGCGCCAGAACAGGCGACCCATCTGCATATTGGGCAGCCCGCCCGCCTGACGGCGATCGGCTTTCAGCAGGCAGAGATTTCCGCCCATATCAGCGCAATTTCGGCCGAGCCATTGCTGGACGATCAGGGTCGCGCCTATCTGCGTGTCAGCCTGCGGCTGGATCACCCCGCAGATCTGCGCCCCGGCCAACCGGTCGAGGTGCGCTTTACCGGCCCCGCCCGCCCGCTGCTGGCCGCCCTCACCGATCCGCTGACCCGCGCCCTGCACACCGCCCTGCGCGAGCCGCCGCTCCCCGCCGTTGCAGCGCCCGCGCAATCGGACTAG
- a CDS encoding ATP-binding cassette domain-containing protein: protein MAIIGASGSGKTRLLQHLIARGPGVTLPLPTAPQPALAALPQALPPSSLPGGRARLLAIEQIFATGARSILLDLPENDLDSYAIDRLCDLIGEARDRGASLVIATHHNRLISLCNHVLLLDAQPLRAAS from the coding sequence TTGGCCATCATCGGTGCGTCTGGCAGCGGCAAAACACGGCTGTTGCAGCATCTGATCGCGCGCGGGCCGGGGGTCACATTGCCACTGCCGACGGCACCACAACCGGCACTGGCCGCCCTGCCCCAGGCACTGCCGCCCAGCAGCCTGCCCGGCGGGCGGGCGCGGCTGCTGGCGATCGAGCAGATCTTTGCAACCGGCGCGCGCAGTATCTTGCTGGATCTGCCGGAGAACGATCTGGATAGCTATGCCATTGACCGGCTGTGCGATTTGATTGGCGAGGCACGTGATCGCGGCGCCAGCCTTGTCATCGCCACGCACCATAATCGCCTGATCAGCCTGTGTAATCACGTGCTGCTATTGGATGCACAGCCACTGCGGGCCGCATCGTGA
- a CDS encoding type I secretion system ATPase: MLANFRITSALGAALIASAMVNVLVMTGPLYLLNVYDKVFASGAIETLLALSLIAACAYGALLRAEDLRIRILHSAPPIGGRLAALPSAPQLLDLPFLPLFLGVLWLIHPAIALTALGLGLFDFLFAWRRPLAPTRQAAVMRGLHQIGQSAVIGVGAALALQGTLSMGALFAAALLAGKLYAPLEALAAVLRGPDAAQPFAGNRLICEGYAPGPHPP, from the coding sequence ATGCTGGCGAATTTCCGCATCACTTCTGCGCTAGGCGCCGCCCTGATCGCCAGCGCGATGGTGAATGTGCTGGTGATGACGGGGCCGCTTTATCTGCTGAATGTCTATGACAAGGTCTTTGCCAGCGGCGCGATCGAGACGCTGCTGGCCCTTAGCCTGATCGCCGCCTGTGCCTATGGCGCGCTATTGCGGGCCGAGGATCTGCGTATCCGCATTCTGCACAGCGCGCCGCCCATCGGCGGACGTCTGGCCGCGCTGCCCAGCGCACCACAATTGTTGGATCTGCCGTTTTTGCCCCTGTTTTTGGGGGTGTTATGGCTGATTCATCCGGCGATTGCGCTGACTGCGCTGGGGCTTGGACTGTTCGACTTCCTTTTTGCGTGGCGCAGACCGCTCGCGCCCACACGCCAGGCGGCTGTCATGCGCGGCTTGCACCAGATCGGACAAAGCGCGGTCATTGGCGTTGGCGCGGCCCTTGCCCTGCAAGGTACGCTTTCGATGGGCGCGCTTTTTGCCGCCGCGCTGCTGGCGGGCAAACTTTATGCGCCGCTCGAGGCATTGGCGGCAGTGCTGAGGGGGCCGGACGCTGCGCAACCTTTCGCCGGTAACCGTCTGATTTGCGAGGGTTACGCCCCCGGCCCCCATCCCCCCTGA
- a CDS encoding transglycosylase domain-containing protein — MTQDERKGGGPASPILVADRRYSTSAPRPRSGGTGGGAGGGGNKGGGNSTPPRRKPTPRRVPKKRGFFGSIAAVIFGIFRAIWSVFWKLGLTAVVILGAIVFVKSTSLPEMAELVDGRTRGSVTLADRYGETFAWRGDHFAGMISSQDVAPVLRNAVVATEDRRFNWHIGVDPIGIASAVRINLAEGRGALQGNGGSTITQQTAKLLCLGRPFVPSEWESEAAYEADCRRTTIMRKVEEAIYAMAMEIRYSKDEILTLYLNRAYLGAGARGFEAGAQRYFGKSAREVNASEAAMLAGLLQAPSALAPTSNLARSQNRANVVIGLMEQQGFITAAQATEARNNPAQLSAAAAARAGGYFADWVMESGPEFFTRDTTEDVIIRTTLDPRIQTVAENAVTHVFAESVREGSQAQAAVVVMSADGAVRAMVGGRDLRASGAFNRATQAQRQTGSSFKPFIYATALDQGIGPMEIVDDSPMTINVRGSGPWSPQNYDRTFKGWITLTQALAESRNIPAVRLSEAVGRQNVARIAHAFGVTGDISEGPAMALGASESTLIEMTGTYAGFLNGGSEVTPYGLVELRLQGDDTSLMGTMGGIGDRVISENAARQLNWMMWRAVEEGTGRRARVNGWQIAGKSGTTSAARDAWFIGFSADYVIGVWMGYDNNTPLNGVTGGGIPAQIFQETMAGVLEGMSPTPLPMTAPGEQIDFVDPSGLTADGGGFLPSGDSALDRALLEAFGAPAGSLPPDTSNLPTAGSGDNSQDAITNALQGILGGAN, encoded by the coding sequence ATGACACAAGATGAACGTAAAGGCGGCGGCCCAGCCTCGCCGATTCTCGTGGCGGACCGCCGCTATAGCACCAGCGCGCCGCGTCCGCGCAGCGGCGGCACAGGTGGCGGTGCAGGTGGTGGCGGCAATAAAGGCGGTGGCAACAGCACCCCGCCCCGGCGCAAGCCCACCCCCCGCCGCGTCCCAAAGAAACGCGGCTTTTTCGGCAGCATCGCCGCTGTCATCTTTGGCATTTTCCGGGCCATCTGGTCGGTGTTTTGGAAACTGGGCCTGACGGCGGTTGTCATCCTTGGCGCCATCGTCTTTGTAAAATCGACCTCGCTGCCGGAAATGGCCGAACTGGTTGATGGGCGCACGCGCGGGTCGGTCACGCTGGCCGACCGTTATGGCGAGACGTTTGCCTGGCGCGGCGACCATTTCGCGGGGATGATCTCGTCGCAGGACGTCGCCCCCGTGCTGCGCAATGCCGTCGTCGCAACCGAAGACCGCCGCTTCAACTGGCATATCGGCGTCGACCCGATTGGGATCGCCTCGGCGGTGCGGATCAACTTGGCCGAAGGGCGCGGTGCGCTGCAAGGCAACGGCGGCTCGACCATCACCCAGCAGACCGCAAAGCTGCTGTGTCTTGGCCGCCCCTTTGTGCCCAGTGAATGGGAAAGCGAAGCCGCCTATGAGGCCGACTGCCGCCGCACCACCATTATGCGCAAGGTCGAAGAAGCGATCTATGCCATGGCGATGGAGATCCGCTATTCCAAAGACGAGATCCTGACCCTTTACCTGAACCGCGCCTATCTGGGCGCAGGTGCACGCGGGTTCGAGGCTGGCGCCCAGCGCTATTTCGGCAAATCCGCCCGCGAGGTGAACGCCTCTGAAGCCGCGATGTTGGCGGGCCTGTTGCAGGCGCCCTCGGCCCTTGCGCCGACATCGAACCTCGCCCGTTCGCAAAACCGCGCCAATGTCGTGATCGGCCTGATGGAGCAGCAGGGTTTCATCACCGCCGCCCAGGCAACCGAGGCGCGCAACAACCCCGCGCAGTTGTCGGCCGCCGCCGCAGCCCGCGCCGGTGGCTATTTCGCCGATTGGGTCATGGAATCCGGTCCCGAATTCTTTACCCGCGACACGACCGAGGATGTGATCATCCGCACCACGCTGGACCCGCGCATCCAGACCGTTGCCGAAAACGCCGTGACCCATGTCTTCGCAGAATCCGTGCGCGAGGGGTCACAAGCGCAGGCCGCCGTGGTTGTCATGTCCGCTGATGGGGCCGTGCGCGCCATGGTCGGCGGGCGCGACCTGCGCGCATCGGGTGCGTTCAACCGTGCCACGCAGGCGCAGCGTCAGACCGGCTCGTCATTCAAACCCTTTATCTATGCCACAGCGCTGGATCAGGGCATCGGCCCGATGGAGATCGTCGACGACAGCCCGATGACGATCAACGTGCGCGGCTCTGGCCCATGGTCGCCGCAAAACTATGACCGCACGTTCAAAGGTTGGATTACCCTGACGCAGGCCTTGGCCGAAAGCCGCAACATCCCCGCCGTGCGCCTGTCCGAGGCTGTAGGCCGCCAGAACGTCGCCCGCATCGCCCATGCGTTTGGCGTGACCGGCGATATTTCCGAAGGGCCCGCCATGGCGCTAGGCGCGTCGGAATCGACCCTGATCGAAATGACCGGCACCTATGCGGGCTTTTTGAATGGCGGCTCTGAAGTGACGCCCTATGGCCTGGTCGAGCTGCGCCTGCAAGGTGATGACACCAGCCTGATGGGCACGATGGGGGGCATCGGTGATCGTGTGATTTCCGAAAACGCAGCGCGCCAACTGAACTGGATGATGTGGCGCGCGGTCGAGGAAGGCACCGGCCGCCGCGCCCGTGTCAACGGCTGGCAGATCGCAGGCAAGTCAGGCACGACATCCGCCGCGCGCGATGCATGGTTCATCGGATTTTCGGCGGATTATGTGATCGGCGTCTGGATGGGCTATGACAATAACACGCCGCTGAACGGCGTGACCGGCGGCGGCATTCCGGCGCAGATCTTCCAAGAAACCATGGCTGGCGTGCTGGAAGGCATGTCACCGACCCCCCTGCCAATGACCGCACCGGGCGAGCAAATCGACTTTGTCGACCCCAGCGGCCTGACGGCGGACGGCGGCGGCTTTCTGCCCTCGGGCGATTCGGCACTGGATCGCGCGCTGCTCGAGGCCTTTGGCGCGCCTGCAGGCAGCCTGCCGCCGGACACCAGCAATCTGCCCACAGCAGGCAGCGGTGACAATTCGCAAGATGCGATCACCAATGCCCTGCAAGGGATCTTGGGCGGCGCAAACTAA
- a CDS encoding P-II family nitrogen regulator, whose protein sequence is MKLIIATIKPFKLEEVREALTSVGVRGMMVTEIKGFGLQSGHTEIYRGAEYAVNFVPKVKLEIVVPDALADEVVATIAKTAKTDKIGDGKIFVLDVESAVRVRTGETNEDAL, encoded by the coding sequence GTGAAACTCATCATCGCTACGATCAAACCGTTCAAGCTTGAGGAAGTGCGCGAAGCGCTGACTTCCGTGGGTGTGCGCGGCATGATGGTGACCGAGATCAAAGGCTTTGGCCTGCAATCCGGTCACACCGAAATCTACCGCGGTGCGGAATACGCCGTGAACTTCGTTCCGAAGGTGAAACTGGAAATCGTCGTGCCGGACGCATTGGCCGATGAAGTCGTCGCGACCATCGCCAAAACTGCCAAGACCGACAAAATCGGCGACGGCAAGATTTTCGTTCTCGACGTTGAAAGCGCGGTTCGCGTGCGCACCG